AGCGCAAATTTAGCGCCTCTAGCCCTCGGCCGGCGCCTCTTTTGGCTCCTCCGAGGCATCTTCTGCTGCTTCGGGGGCCGGTTGTTCTGCTTCTTCGGGCGGCGCGTCGGCCGGCTCGTCACCAGCGGCGTCCTGCTCGCCTTCGGCCGCTGAGACGCCATCCTCTGAGTCGCCCGCCTCGGCCGCAGCGGCTTCCTCCGCCGCCTGCTGCTGGGCAAGCTGCTCGGCCTGCCGTTCCTCCTCGTGTTTCTTGCGACGTGCCGCAGCCGCGGCGGCCTCGGCCTCTTCGGCGCGGGCCTCGGCCTGCTCCACGATCTTGTCGACCTGCTCCTCGGTCAGTCCGCCCATCTGCATCAGATCGTCCGGCTCGATGATGGAAAGGTCGTCGTAGCTGAGGAAGCCCTCTTCAACCAGCTTCTCGGCCAGCTCGAAGGTGACCCCCTCGATGCCACTGAAGCCCTCAACGGCGCGGTCGATCGACTCGGCGAGTTCCTCCTGGGTCATGATCTCGATGTCCCAGCCGGACAGCTTGCTCGCCAGGCGTACGTTCTGCCCCCGGCGGCCGATCGCCAGCGACAGGTTGTCTTCACGCACGAGCACGATGGCGCGGCCCAGGATCCGGCACAGGATCACCTGGTCGACCTCCGCCGGCTGCAGGGCGTTCGGGATCAGCACCTCGAGGTCATCATCCCAGCGGACGATGTCGATCCGTTCGCCAGAGAGTTCGTCTACGATGTTCTTAATTCGGTTGCCGCGGACGCCTACGCAGGCTCCGACGCAGTCGACGCGGGCGTCGCTGCTGCTGACCGCCACCTTGGAACGGTAGCCGGGCTCGCGGGCCATCGCTCTGATCTCGATGACGCTGTCGGAGATCTCTGGAATCTCCTGCTCAAACAGCCTTTGCACCAACTGCGGCGCGCGGCGGCTCAGGATCACCTTGACCCGGCTGCCGGCCTTTCGGACTTCGTAGACGGTGCAGCGGACGCGTTCGTTGGCGTGGTGGGTCTCACCGGGGATCTGCTCGCTGCGTGGCAGGATCGCCTCGACGTTGCCGAGCGAAACCGTCGCCGCGGCGCCCTCGTAGCGTTGCACAACGCCGCTCACCATGTGACCAATGAGCTCTTCGTACTCGTCGTAGAGCGCGTCGCGTTCCGCCTCGCGGATCTTCTGGATCATCACCTGCTTGGCGGTCTGAGCGCCAATGCGGCCGACGACCTCCTCGGAGTCGAGGGTCTCGCCCTCGCAGACGGCGGTGACCGAGCCGTCCTCCTGATTGATCTTGACGTCAATCTCGGCTTCTTCGCCGTGGTATTTCTTCAGAGCAGAAACCAGGGCCGCCTCGATGCCCTCGAAGACGATCTCTTTGTCGATGTTTTTGTCGCGGTGGATGGCATCGACGATCCGCAGGATTTCGCTGGCGTTCATGGCTTCGTGCTCCTTCGCGGCGAATGTCGCCCGCCGCCGGGCAAATCGGGTTGTCGGGTTGTACCAGCGGACCCCTCAGCTCCCACACCGCGGTCCGCATCGCCCCCATTGACGCAAAAAGCCGGCTTTCGCCGGCTGTCAGGAGCCGCCCGGTAGAGGGGCCCCGAACGAGGTCAGTGAGTTACTAGCAGACTAGCCCTGATGCCTAGACGTGTCAACCGCCGCTGGCGTCGCGGGTCTGGCTCAGTCCGCGGCAACCGCAACAACCGTCGCAGCCTGCCCCTGGGGGGTCACGCTGTTGGCTAACACACTCGCACCGGCCGGCTGCCCGTCTTCGCGGACGGCCTGAACGGGACACTCGGGGTCGGGGGTCTGGTAGTTGAGAACGCGCGGCAACGTTCCGCTCCGCAGCGCGAGCACACCGCCGACGAGCTCGACCACGCCACCCGCGGCGCCCAGGTTTCCAAAGTAACTCTTCAGCGCGGTGACGGGCACTCTGGCCGCGTCGGCTCCGAAGACGGTAGAGATCGCCCGGGCCTCGGCCGCGTCACCGTCGGTGGTCCCGAGTGCGTTCGCGCTAACGTGCCCCACTCCACCTGCCTGCAGGTCGGCGTCCTTAAGCGCGGCCCGCATCGAGTTGGTCAGTGCGGCCTGGGTGTCGCCGCTGAGCTGGGTGTCGGCCACCTGACTGGCGCCGAAGCCGGTGACCTCGGCGTAGATCTTAGCGCCCCGCGCTTCGGCCGCCTCGAGCGACTCGAGTACGATGGTCGCGGCGCCCTCGCCGGCGACCATCCCTTGCCGGGACTTGTCAAACGGTCGACACGCCTTGGCTGGGTCGCCATCGGCGGGCGCCAGCTGCTCGAGTTGCATCGAGTGAATCGCCTGCATCGGCATCAGTCGGGTGCCGGTCGCACCGGCGACCATGCGGCTGGCGACGCCGCGTGAAATGATGCGGTAGGCCTCGCCAACCGCCATGAGGCCAGCCGCCTCCCGCATGGTGAGCGAGTTGTTTGGCCCTCTGAGGTCGTTGAAGATCGCGATGTGGCTTGCCGGCATGTTGGGCAGGTAACGCAGCATCCAGAGAGGCTCGATCTCGGCAAGCCCCTCGTCGCCCCAGCGGCCGTAGTTGAACCGGTGGTCCTCGGCGCACTTCTCGACAGCCCGCACGTAGTCTTCGGGCATGGTCAGCATGTAGTCGCTGCCCAGGACAACCCCCGTACGCTCGGGGTCGCAGTCCGATTCCCCCAGGCCCGCATCGGCAAGCGACAGCTGGGCCGCAGCGACCGCCATTTGCGTCTCGCGGCACATCATCTTGATGGCTTTGCGGATCGACTTCTTCAGCTTCCCATCTAGGTCACCGAAGTCGCCGATCGCGCCCGTAAACCCCTTTGCCTCGGCGGCGATCTTCATCGGCCCCGCCTGCTCAGGAACAAGCGTCGACGGGCCAATGGCGCTGCGGCCAGAAGACAGGGCGTCCCACAGCTCGTCGGGCGTGCATCCGGATGGGCTGATCAGGCCGATGCCCGTGATCACCACACGGCTGGCGGGGGGGAGAGTGCTCATAGTCTACGCAGCTTACCAAATCGCCGGGGTCGGCATAATCCGGGGAGGGTCAATCAGTATAGCGCTCGGCGGATTAGTATCTACCGGTAAAACCGCTGGTGGCGCGTTGTGCCGTGGCGGGCGCGGCGCCCGGGCTCGAGCTCGGCGTGGCGGTCCCCTTCGCCTCAACGAACAGCAGCCCGTCGGCCCGAGGCGGTGCATTAACGCCGGGGATCATGTTCAGCAGTTGGTTGCCCTTGTCGGGCGTGGGCGGAGCGATCACGCCCAGGCTCAGCAGCAGGACGTGGTCGGCGGGCCAGCGGAACCGCTCGTGGATCGTCGCCGAAGTCAGCTGCGGAACCTCGATCTCCATCCGCTGCGGGCCGGCCATCTGGGTTGGGATGTCGAGCCGGACCTGCTGCATCTTTTCCACTTGATTGACGCGGATCTTAAGGATCGCGTCCGCGGTGGCGCCGTCGAACGAGAGCAGCGGAGCGAATTCAAGGCTAGCGCCCTCTTCAAGAGCCCCGGTCTCCGGCTGGAAGCCGGGCCAAGTATTTTGGGTCCGCACGATGCCCTTGATGTACTGGCGGGGCCGCATCGTCGACATGACCGACGAACGCCCATTCAGGACCAACTGCCCCGAAGCACTGTGCTCCCGGTAGTCGGCCCTTCGGACGAGGTCCGCCATGAGCAACGCGGCATTCTCCTTGGGCAGGATCCAGCCCTGCATGCCCGGGGACTGGACCGGGATGGCGGTCATCAGCGGCATAGCGTTCGCCCGCCAGTTGGGGTTGCGCACGGTTGCGATCCGCAGCGCGAACGCCTTGGACTCGTGCTGCGTGTTCACGAACCGGTCGACGATGTCCGCGACAATTGCCTGCGTCTCAGGTGTGTGGTAGACGCGGAGCGACTCGCGGGTGGCGCTGAGGATCCCCAGCGGCTCGGAATGCCAAGTCTCGTAGCCGGTTTCTCGCAGCACCCAGTCGACGATGGTCTGCTCGGGGTGCGGCGTGTTGGCGGCCCGCAGCGTGTAGGGGCGGATGTCGTACTCACGCATCACCTGACCGTGGTCGTTGGGTAGCGTCGCGGCCCCCTTGGTCACGCGGGCCCGGCTGGCGGAGGCGCCGCCCAATGGCGTCATGCCGCCGGTCGTAGCGCCTGCCGCCGGTGGCGTGGCGCCGGGAAGCGGCGTGATGCTGTTGTCTGGCGCCGGCGACCCAGCTGGCAGCGCGCCGGGCTGGTTGTAGCGGGCATCCCCGGCTGCGGGCGGAGGACCGCCTGCGGCAGCGCCGTACCGGGAGTCGGCCGCCGGCGCCGACCAGTCCTGCTGCTGGGCGACCGCTACTGGCGCCAGGGCAAGTGTGCAGAGGAGGGCGGCGAGTCGAAAGCTACGCATTGGGGGTACTCCCGTCGATCGGGCGGACGCTTCCACCGGGGGCGGTGCGAGCCGTGATCGACCCGCTGGGGGGCGGATAGTACGCGCATCGGCGTCAACGCCGCAAGACGGATGCTCGCCGGACGCCCGGGCCGAGCGCGAAAGCCGCTAGCGGGACCAGCGTCAGGAGCGAGGACGGGGCAGGCGCCGCAGAATAGGCAGCCGCCTCCGCCCCGCTCG
This genomic interval from Posidoniimonas corsicana contains the following:
- a CDS encoding beta-ketoacyl-[acyl-carrier-protein] synthase family protein, with amino-acid sequence MSTLPPASRVVITGIGLISPSGCTPDELWDALSSGRSAIGPSTLVPEQAGPMKIAAEAKGFTGAIGDFGDLDGKLKKSIRKAIKMMCRETQMAVAAAQLSLADAGLGESDCDPERTGVVLGSDYMLTMPEDYVRAVEKCAEDHRFNYGRWGDEGLAEIEPLWMLRYLPNMPASHIAIFNDLRGPNNSLTMREAAGLMAVGEAYRIISRGVASRMVAGATGTRLMPMQAIHSMQLEQLAPADGDPAKACRPFDKSRQGMVAGEGAATIVLESLEAAEARGAKIYAEVTGFGASQVADTQLSGDTQAALTNSMRAALKDADLQAGGVGHVSANALGTTDGDAAEARAISTVFGADAARVPVTALKSYFGNLGAAGGVVELVGGVLALRSGTLPRVLNYQTPDPECPVQAVREDGQPAGASVLANSVTPQGQAATVVAVAAD
- the nusA gene encoding transcription termination factor NusA gives rise to the protein MNASEILRIVDAIHRDKNIDKEIVFEGIEAALVSALKKYHGEEAEIDVKINQEDGSVTAVCEGETLDSEEVVGRIGAQTAKQVMIQKIREAERDALYDEYEELIGHMVSGVVQRYEGAAATVSLGNVEAILPRSEQIPGETHHANERVRCTVYEVRKAGSRVKVILSRRAPQLVQRLFEQEIPEISDSVIEIRAMAREPGYRSKVAVSSSDARVDCVGACVGVRGNRIKNIVDELSGERIDIVRWDDDLEVLIPNALQPAEVDQVILCRILGRAIVLVREDNLSLAIGRRGQNVRLASKLSGWDIEIMTQEELAESIDRAVEGFSGIEGVTFELAEKLVEEGFLSYDDLSIIEPDDLMQMGGLTEEQVDKIVEQAEARAEEAEAAAAAARRKKHEEERQAEQLAQQQAAEEAAAAEAGDSEDGVSAAEGEQDAAGDEPADAPPEEAEQPAPEAAEDASEEPKEAPAEG